From Penaeus monodon isolate SGIC_2016 chromosome 42, NSTDA_Pmon_1, whole genome shotgun sequence, one genomic window encodes:
- the LOC119599406 gene encoding cuticle protein 7-like, which produces MSLKVVVLACVAVVALCDKAPVYAPPPPAYAPAPYHAPEPAYHAPAHYEPEYPDVPPKYNYNYGVADGYSGANFGHTESRDGYKTEGSYTVDLPDGRKQIVKYVDNGDGLIAEVTYEGEAQYPEHTPAYKPAPPAYGPPPPTYA; this is translated from the exons GTCGTCGTCCTCGCCTGCGTGGCTGTCGTTGCTCTGTGCGACAAGGCCCCAGTctacgcccctcctcctcccgcctacGCCCCTGCACCTTACCACGCCCCCGAACCTGCCTACCACGCCCCTGCACACTACGAGCCCGAATACCCTGAT GTCCCACCCAAGTACAACTACAACTACGGCGTCGCCGACGGCTACTCCGGCGCCAACTTCGGCCACACtgagtcccgcgacggctacaagaccgagggcagctacaccgtcgacctccccgacggccgcaagcagatcgtcaaGTACGTAGACAACGGCGACGGTCTGATTGCTGAAgtcacctacgagggcgaggctcagtaccccgagCACACGCCCGCCTACAAGCCCGCTCCCCCCGCCtacggcccccctccccccacttatgCTTAA
- the LOC119599395 gene encoding cuticle protein 21-like, with protein MSLKVVVLACVAVVALCDKAPVHAPLPLVYTPRPAYHAPEPAYHAPEPAYHAPEPAYHAPAHYEPEYPDVPPKYNYNYGVADGYSGANFGHTESRDGYKTEGSYTVDLPDGRKQIVKYVDNGDGLVAEVTYEGEAQYPEYKPTYKPAPPAYAPPTPTYA; from the exons ATGTCTCTCAAG GTCGTCGTCCTCGCCTGCGTGGCCGTCGTCGCTCTGTGCGACAAGGCCCCAGTCCAcgcccctcttcccctcgtctACACCCCTAGACCTGCCTACCACGCCCCCGAACCCGCCTACCACGCCCCCGAACCCGCCTACCACGCCCCCGAGCCCGCCTACCACGCCCCTGCACACTATGAGCCCGAATACCCTGAT GTGCCTCCGAAGTACAACTATAACTACGGCGTCGCCGACGGCTACTCCGGCGCCAACTTCGGCCACACtgagtcccgcgacggctacaagaccgagggcagctacaccgtcgacctccccgacggccgcaagcagatcgtcaagtacgtggacaacggcgacggtcttgtagctgaggtcacctacgagggcgaggctcagtaccccgagTACAAGCCCACCTACAAGCCCGCTCCACCCGCCTACGCCCCCCCGACCCCTACCTATGCTTAA